Proteins from one Methanococcus maripaludis C5 genomic window:
- a CDS encoding ferritin family protein translates to MPDFGHPFAGVAKDRKLTDEELIRSIRFMIAAEYEAIQLYMQLAESTDNELAIEVLKDIADEERVHAGEFLRLLKELSPDEEKFYAGGAEEVEEEIEKLKSK, encoded by the coding sequence ATGCCAGATTTTGGACATCCATTTGCAGGGGTTGCAAAAGACAGAAAATTAACTGATGAGGAATTAATTCGTTCTATACGTTTTATGATCGCGGCCGAATATGAAGCAATACAGCTCTATATGCAGTTAGCAGAATCAACTGATAACGAACTTGCTATCGAGGTCTTAAAGGATATAGCTGACGAGGAAAGAGTACACGCTGGAGAGTTCTTAAGACTTTTAAAAGAGCTTAGCCCAGATGAAGAAAAATTCTATGCCGGAGGTGCAGAAGAAGTTGAGGAAGAAATTGAAAAGCTAAAAAGTAAATGA